The Pseudomonas extremaustralis genome contains a region encoding:
- a CDS encoding response regulator, whose amino-acid sequence MRLLLIEDDVALGEGIHQALVREGYTVDWLQDGSSALHALLSETFDVVVLDLGLPRMDGLEVLRRLRDSGGCVPVLILTARDATEDRIAGLDAGADDYLVKPFDLAELKARLRALLRRSAGRARVLIEHAGISLDPSTQQVSYHGEPVLLTPKEYQLLHELLSPPGRVMTRDQLMQLLYGWNEEAESNTLEVHIHHLRKKFSSDLIRTVRGIGYLVEERR is encoded by the coding sequence GTGCGCCTATTATTGATCGAGGATGATGTGGCATTGGGTGAAGGTATTCACCAGGCGCTGGTTCGCGAGGGATACACCGTCGATTGGTTGCAAGACGGCAGCAGCGCGTTGCATGCGCTGCTCAGCGAAACCTTTGACGTGGTGGTGCTCGACCTCGGCCTGCCGCGCATGGACGGGCTGGAGGTGCTGCGTCGCCTGCGCGACAGCGGCGGCTGTGTGCCGGTGCTGATCCTCACCGCGCGGGATGCCACCGAAGACCGTATCGCCGGGCTCGACGCCGGTGCCGATGACTACCTGGTCAAACCGTTCGACCTGGCCGAACTCAAGGCGCGCCTGCGCGCCTTGCTGCGGCGCAGCGCCGGACGCGCGCGGGTGCTGATCGAGCATGCGGGCATCAGCCTGGACCCCAGCACGCAACAGGTCAGCTACCACGGTGAACCGGTGCTGCTGACCCCCAAGGAATACCAGTTGCTGCATGAATTGCTCTCGCCGCCAGGCCGCGTCATGACCCGTGACCAGTTGATGCAGCTGCTCTACGGTTGGAACGAAGAGGCCGAGAGCAACACCCTGGAGGTGCATATCCACCATCTGCGCAAGAAATTCTCCAGCGACTTGATTCGCACCGTGCGCGGCATCGGCTATCTGGTGGAGGAGCGCCGATGA
- a CDS encoding NAD(P)-dependent alcohol dehydrogenase — translation MATMRAAVFVEKNRIVLDDKPIPEVGPLDALVRITTTTICGTDVHILRGEYPVAKGLTVGHEPVGVIERLGSQVRGFVEGQRVIAGAITPSGQSYACLCGCSSQDGPDTRHGFRAAGGWKFGNTLDGCQAEYVLVPDALANLCPIPDGLSDEQVLMCPDIMSTGFSGAERGEVNIGDTVAVFALGPIGLCAVAGARLKGASMIIGVDGVAERMNVARGLGATHIVDFKKGNVVEQIMALTDGRGVDVAIEALGTQGTFESALRVLRPGGRVSSLGVYSSDLHIPYDAFGAGLADYSIVSTLCPGGKERMRRLMAVVASGRVDLSPLVTHRFKLDEIEAAYDLFAHQRDGVLKVAITP, via the coding sequence GTGGCAACCATGAGAGCAGCTGTTTTCGTTGAGAAAAACCGCATCGTACTTGACGACAAGCCCATCCCCGAAGTCGGCCCGCTGGACGCCTTGGTGCGAATCACCACCACGACCATTTGCGGCACCGACGTGCATATCCTGCGTGGCGAGTACCCGGTGGCCAAAGGCTTGACCGTGGGCCATGAACCGGTGGGCGTGATCGAACGGCTGGGCTCCCAGGTACGCGGTTTCGTCGAGGGCCAGCGCGTGATTGCCGGGGCCATCACCCCCAGCGGGCAAAGCTATGCGTGCCTGTGCGGCTGCAGCTCCCAGGACGGCCCCGACACGCGCCACGGCTTTCGCGCGGCCGGCGGGTGGAAATTCGGCAATACCCTCGATGGCTGCCAGGCCGAATACGTGCTGGTCCCCGATGCGCTGGCCAACCTGTGCCCGATCCCTGATGGCCTGAGCGACGAACAAGTGCTGATGTGCCCGGACATCATGTCCACCGGGTTTTCCGGCGCCGAGCGCGGCGAGGTGAACATCGGCGATACGGTGGCGGTGTTCGCCCTGGGCCCGATCGGCCTGTGTGCGGTGGCGGGGGCCCGCCTCAAAGGCGCGTCCATGATCATTGGCGTGGACGGGGTCGCTGAACGCATGAATGTCGCGCGCGGCCTGGGCGCTACCCATATCGTCGACTTCAAGAAAGGCAATGTGGTCGAGCAGATCATGGCGTTGACCGACGGTCGCGGGGTGGATGTCGCCATCGAGGCGCTGGGCACCCAGGGTACGTTCGAGTCGGCGTTGCGGGTGTTGCGTCCGGGTGGGCGAGTGTCCAGCCTCGGGGTGTACTCCAGCGACTTGCACATTCCCTATGACGCCTTCGGCGCAGGCCTGGCCGATTACAGCATCGTCTCGACCCTGTGCCCTGGCGGCAAAGAGCGCATGCGGCGCCTGATGGCCGTGGTGGCGAGCGGACGGGTGGACCTGTCGCCCCTGGTGACGCACCGCTTCAAGCTCGACGAGATCGAGGCGGCTTATGACCTGTTTGCCCACCAGCGCGACGGTGTGTTGAAAGTCGCGATTACTCCCTGA
- a CDS encoding GNAT family N-acetyltransferase — translation MPTIAEHNRQAAAAYAAIPHEHWIEQLDDGRHVLVRPLTAEDREREYNFIKGLSRESRHARFLGEINEPGKNLLDQLMDVDNQQRMAFIALVHDNGQLIEIGVARYAAAREEECECAVTVADPWQHLGLGRILMQHLMTTARKNGFKLMYTVDAATNTGLRELTHALGFHTVTDPDDSTQVISSIVL, via the coding sequence ATGCCAACCATTGCAGAACACAACAGGCAAGCCGCTGCCGCCTATGCGGCCATTCCCCACGAACACTGGATCGAACAACTGGACGACGGTCGCCATGTGCTGGTCCGCCCGCTGACTGCCGAAGACCGTGAACGGGAATACAACTTCATCAAGGGATTATCCCGCGAGTCTCGGCACGCGCGCTTTCTGGGTGAAATCAACGAGCCCGGCAAAAACCTGCTCGATCAATTGATGGATGTCGACAATCAGCAACGCATGGCATTTATCGCGCTGGTGCACGACAACGGCCAGTTGATCGAAATCGGCGTCGCCCGTTACGCCGCCGCCCGCGAGGAAGAATGCGAGTGTGCGGTGACCGTGGCCGACCCTTGGCAGCATCTGGGGCTGGGCCGCATTTTGATGCAGCACCTGATGACCACCGCCCGCAAAAACGGCTTCAAGTTGATGTACACCGTGGATGCGGCGACCAACACGGGGCTGCGCGAGCTGACCCACGCCCTGGGGTTCCATACCGTCACTGACCCGGACGACAGCACCCAAGTGATCAGCAGCATCGTGCTCTGA
- a CDS encoding sensor histidine kinase, whose product MTSIRRRTLTLIIGLLLAGLLLISVLNLHDSNHEIAEVYDAQLAQNARLLQGVMSMPLASQDRTELYRAFNKALADAVPKVDGHPYESKIAFQVWNAQGERLVFTHSAPSFSTPPTEPGYSNVNDVSGRKWRGFLLKDKDNGLRVWVGERDDVRSDLVGRIVRHTLWPNVLGSLILAGMVWLAIGWGLKPLADMAAILRARHSGSLEPMLLTPLPTELEPMQAALNRMLAQIQDMIGRERRFIADAAHEMRTPLAVLRVHAQNLLEAGTEAERRESLAFLITGVDRTSRLVNQLLTMARLEPSGGRPPVQAIDLAATVRETLIQLTPWLLSKGLELVFDVDDDAYNVSTDASAINIALTNLVSNAANFSPENGVITVGLHKNAQRFVLTVDDQGPGIDETQRDRLFERFYSRGNAQGAGLGLTIVQTIAQRLGGLVRLENLTTGGLRATLEIPA is encoded by the coding sequence ATGACCTCCATCCGGCGCCGCACCCTGACGCTGATCATCGGCTTGCTGCTCGCCGGGCTGCTGTTGATCAGCGTGCTCAACCTGCACGACAGCAACCACGAAATCGCCGAAGTCTACGACGCCCAACTGGCGCAGAACGCCCGATTGCTCCAGGGCGTGATGAGCATGCCGTTGGCCAGCCAGGACCGCACCGAGCTGTACCGCGCCTTCAACAAAGCCCTTGCCGATGCGGTGCCCAAGGTGGATGGGCACCCGTATGAAAGCAAAATCGCTTTCCAGGTCTGGAATGCCCAGGGCGAACGCCTGGTGTTCACCCACAGTGCCCCGTCGTTTAGCACGCCCCCCACCGAGCCGGGTTACAGCAATGTCAACGACGTGAGTGGCCGCAAGTGGCGCGGTTTTTTGCTCAAGGACAAGGACAACGGCCTGCGGGTCTGGGTCGGCGAGCGTGACGATGTGCGCTCGGACCTGGTCGGGCGCATTGTGCGTCACACGTTATGGCCCAATGTACTGGGCAGCCTGATCCTGGCGGGGATGGTCTGGCTGGCCATCGGCTGGGGCCTCAAACCCTTGGCCGATATGGCGGCGATCCTGCGCGCGCGGCACTCCGGCTCCCTGGAACCGATGCTGCTCACCCCGCTGCCCACCGAGCTTGAGCCGATGCAGGCGGCGTTGAACCGCATGCTCGCGCAGATCCAGGACATGATTGGCCGCGAACGGCGCTTTATCGCCGACGCCGCCCACGAAATGCGCACGCCCCTGGCGGTATTGCGGGTGCATGCGCAGAACCTGCTGGAAGCCGGGACCGAAGCCGAGCGGCGCGAGTCCCTGGCCTTTCTGATCACCGGCGTCGACCGCACCAGCCGCCTGGTCAACCAACTGCTGACCATGGCGCGCCTGGAGCCGAGCGGCGGGCGGCCACCGGTACAAGCCATCGACTTGGCCGCCACGGTACGCGAAACCCTGATTCAACTGACGCCGTGGCTGCTGAGCAAAGGCCTGGAACTGGTGTTCGATGTCGACGACGACGCCTACAACGTCAGCACCGATGCCTCCGCGATCAATATCGCCCTGACCAACCTGGTGAGCAACGCCGCGAACTTCTCCCCGGAAAACGGGGTGATTACCGTGGGCTTGCACAAAAACGCCCAGCGTTTCGTCCTGACCGTCGACGACCAGGGCCCCGGCATCGACGAAACCCAGCGCGACCGGCTCTTCGAACGGTTCTACAGCCGTGGCAACGCCCAGGGCGCGGGACTGGGCCTGACCATCGTGCAAACCATCGCCCAGCGCCTGGGCGGTCTGGTGCGCCTGGAGAACCTGACGACCGGCGGCCTGCGCGCCACCCTGGAAATTCCGGCTTGA
- the fnr gene encoding fumarate/nitrate reduction transcriptional regulator Fnr, with product MKSTPFLVQTQHLKTACANCSVLELCLPIGLTEAEVDRLDTLIPQRLKVKKGTSLYRTADPLRSLYAVHTGFFKTCILSVDGREQVTGFQMAGEMLGLDAISADKHACHAIALEDSEVCPVHFSQLERLASQIPSLQHNLNKIMSREIVRDHSMLLQMGNMNADERLSAFVLNLSARMSRRGYSARSFVLRMRREEIGSYLGLRLETVCRSIAQLRKLGLVHISGRNVEILDLAQLKAFIAGCHRHGPE from the coding sequence ATGAAGTCAACACCTTTCCTTGTACAAACCCAACATTTAAAAACAGCCTGCGCTAACTGCAGTGTTTTGGAGTTGTGCTTGCCCATCGGCCTGACAGAAGCCGAAGTGGATCGTTTGGATACGTTGATACCCCAACGACTCAAAGTCAAAAAGGGCACTTCGCTGTATCGCACCGCAGACCCTCTGCGCTCGCTGTATGCGGTGCATACCGGTTTCTTCAAGACCTGCATACTGTCCGTGGACGGCCGCGAACAAGTCACCGGCTTTCAAATGGCCGGGGAAATGCTCGGCCTGGATGCCATCAGCGCCGACAAACACGCCTGCCATGCCATCGCTCTGGAAGACAGCGAAGTGTGCCCGGTGCATTTCAGTCAACTTGAACGACTGGCCAGTCAGATACCGTCGCTGCAACATAACTTAAACAAAATCATGAGCCGCGAAATCGTTCGCGATCACAGCATGTTATTGCAGATGGGCAATATGAACGCCGACGAGCGACTGTCTGCATTCGTATTGAACCTCTCGGCACGCATGAGTCGACGCGGTTATTCGGCGCGCTCTTTTGTATTACGCATGAGACGGGAAGAAATCGGCTCCTACCTGGGCCTGCGACTGGAGACGGTGTGCCGCAGTATCGCGCAGTTGCGCAAACTGGGCCTGGTGCATATCAGCGGGCGCAACGTCGAGATCCTCGACCTGGCGCAACTCAAGGCGTTCATTGCCGGCTGTCATCGCCATGGCCCGGAGTAA
- a CDS encoding SDR family oxidoreductase, translated as MRLSDARVVLTGASGGIGLAIASALCASGAYVLAVARHRAPLEALLAKYPEHLCWVSADLTFLTDRRKVLAAAEAIGGVNLLINAAGVNHFTMLEQLDDNDINQMLALNISAPICLTKLLLPLLKQAPSAMVVNVGSTYGSIGYPGYATYCATKFALRGFSEALRRELADTRVGVLYVAPRATRTSMNSTQAQALNDALKSNVDDPHTVASAVVQAIANERRDLYLGWPERFFVRLNSLLPNLVDRSLRKQLPLIRRLSDKPVKKDPTP; from the coding sequence ATGCGCCTGTCTGACGCCCGAGTGGTGCTGACCGGCGCCAGCGGCGGCATTGGCCTGGCGATTGCCTCCGCACTCTGCGCCAGCGGCGCCTACGTCCTCGCCGTGGCCCGTCATCGCGCCCCGCTGGAAGCCTTGTTGGCCAAGTACCCCGAGCATCTGTGCTGGGTGAGTGCCGACCTGACGTTCCTCACCGACCGGCGCAAGGTACTGGCCGCCGCCGAAGCCATCGGCGGCGTCAACCTGCTGATCAACGCCGCCGGGGTCAATCACTTCACCATGCTTGAACAGTTGGACGACAACGACATCAACCAGATGCTGGCGTTGAACATCTCCGCGCCGATCTGCCTGACCAAGCTGCTGTTGCCGCTGCTCAAACAAGCACCGAGCGCGATGGTGGTCAATGTCGGCTCCACCTATGGCTCCATCGGCTACCCCGGCTATGCCACGTACTGCGCCACCAAGTTTGCCTTGCGCGGGTTTTCCGAAGCCTTGCGCCGGGAATTGGCGGATACGCGGGTCGGCGTGCTGTATGTAGCCCCGCGCGCCACCCGCACCAGCATGAACAGCACGCAGGCACAGGCCTTGAACGATGCGCTCAAGTCCAACGTCGACGACCCGCACACCGTGGCGTCGGCGGTGGTCCAGGCGATTGCCAACGAGCGCCGCGACCTGTATCTGGGCTGGCCGGAGCGTTTCTTCGTACGCCTCAACAGCCTGCTGCCGAACCTGGTGGACCGCAGCCTGCGCAAACAACTGCCGCTGATTCGCCGTTTGAGCGACAAACCCGTGAAAAAGGACCCAACCCCATGA
- a CDS encoding AMP-binding protein: MSPETRRFHAVLRGYAERNDGTIALWGDSLKMDYTALFAEVAYRQQRLSDAGVKVVALALDNGVDAMLWDLAVLFEGLTCLTLPPFFSPAQRAHCLAQSHAELVIAEPELAGELRDAGYHQAGEFWRRSFTGRPALPLDTAKITFTSGTTGAPKGVCLSADSLLRVARELHQASHVTDPRHHLALLPIAILLENLGCYAALYAGATLSVPSQKTLGIQGASAVDAAQLLGCLAMRQPHSLILVPQLLLMLVIAAEQKAFSPQGLRFAAVGGARVSKALLQRAQRLGVPVFEGYGLSECASVVCLNLPDAQRPGSVGKPLPHVEIRLAEDGEVLIKGSTLLGYLGQAEPPEQWWPSGDLGAFDEDGFLYLKGRKKHQFVTSYGRNVNPDWVEAELTQDGVIAQAFVYGEALPQNHALLWPHRPDCSDAQLAAAVAAANSGLPDYAQVHVWTRLQEPFTAANGLLTANGRPRRDAIVARYQARFAPALNEETSS; encoded by the coding sequence ATGTCGCCTGAAACCCGCCGTTTCCACGCCGTCCTGCGCGGTTATGCCGAACGCAATGACGGCACCATCGCCCTGTGGGGCGACAGCCTGAAAATGGATTACACCGCGCTGTTCGCCGAGGTCGCCTATCGCCAGCAACGCCTGAGCGATGCCGGCGTGAAAGTGGTGGCCCTGGCCCTGGACAACGGCGTGGATGCCATGCTCTGGGACCTGGCCGTGCTGTTCGAAGGGTTGACCTGCCTGACCCTGCCGCCGTTCTTCAGCCCGGCCCAGCGCGCCCATTGCCTGGCGCAGAGCCACGCCGAACTGGTGATTGCCGAGCCCGAACTGGCGGGCGAACTGCGCGACGCCGGTTACCATCAAGCCGGCGAGTTCTGGCGCCGCAGTTTCACCGGCCGCCCCGCGCTGCCGCTGGATACCGCCAAAATCACCTTCACGTCCGGCACCACCGGCGCGCCCAAGGGCGTGTGCCTGAGTGCCGACAGCCTGCTGCGGGTCGCCCGCGAGTTGCATCAGGCCAGCCATGTGACCGATCCGCGTCACCACCTGGCGCTGTTGCCGATCGCGATTCTGCTGGAAAACCTGGGGTGCTACGCCGCCCTGTATGCCGGCGCCACCCTGAGTGTGCCGAGCCAGAAGACCCTTGGCATCCAGGGCGCCAGCGCGGTGGACGCGGCGCAGTTGCTCGGTTGCCTGGCGATGCGCCAGCCCCACAGCCTGATCCTGGTGCCGCAGTTGTTGCTGATGTTGGTGATCGCCGCCGAGCAGAAGGCCTTCAGCCCCCAGGGCCTGCGCTTTGCGGCGGTGGGCGGTGCCCGGGTGTCCAAGGCCTTGTTGCAACGTGCGCAGCGCCTGGGCGTGCCGGTGTTCGAAGGCTACGGGCTGTCGGAATGCGCTTCGGTGGTCTGCCTCAACCTGCCCGACGCGCAGCGGCCGGGCAGCGTCGGCAAACCCTTGCCCCATGTGGAAATCCGCCTGGCCGAAGACGGTGAAGTGCTGATCAAGGGCTCGACCCTGCTCGGTTATCTGGGGCAGGCCGAACCGCCGGAACAATGGTGGCCCAGCGGCGACCTCGGTGCCTTCGACGAGGACGGGTTTCTCTACCTCAAGGGCCGCAAGAAACATCAGTTCGTCACCAGTTATGGGCGCAACGTCAACCCCGACTGGGTCGAGGCCGAACTGACCCAGGACGGCGTCATCGCCCAGGCCTTCGTGTATGGCGAAGCCCTGCCGCAGAACCACGCCCTGCTCTGGCCCCATCGCCCCGATTGCAGCGACGCCCAGTTGGCCGCCGCCGTGGCAGCGGCCAATAGCGGCCTGCCCGACTATGCCCAGGTGCATGTCTGGACACGCCTGCAAGAACCCTTTACCGCCGCCAATGGCTTGCTCACCGCTAACGGCCGGCCACGCCGTGACGCCATCGTCGCGCGTTATCAAGCCCGATTTGCCCCTGCACTCAACGAGGAAACCTCATCGTGA
- a CDS encoding tetratricopeptide repeat protein, with translation MKRLLAALLLMALSPVTWALDATDQQRLTDIQTRWAHIQYNLPEEQRQHAFEQLADQAKAFTQARPQAAEAWIWSGIVTSSWAGAQGGLGALSKVKAAKADLEKALALDPKALQGSAYTSLAALYDRVPGWPIGFGDADKADQLLKQALQLNPTGIDSLYFWGDHLYRQKRYPEARDALQKALQAAPRPGRETADAGRRKEIESVLADINKKLN, from the coding sequence ATGAAACGCCTGCTTGCCGCACTGCTGCTGATGGCCTTGAGCCCCGTCACCTGGGCGCTGGACGCCACCGACCAGCAACGCCTGACCGACATCCAGACGCGCTGGGCGCATATTCAATACAACCTGCCCGAGGAACAGCGCCAACACGCCTTTGAACAACTCGCCGACCAGGCCAAAGCCTTCACCCAGGCGCGTCCTCAGGCCGCCGAAGCCTGGATCTGGTCCGGGATCGTCACCAGCAGCTGGGCCGGCGCCCAGGGCGGACTGGGTGCATTGAGCAAGGTCAAGGCGGCCAAGGCCGATCTGGAAAAAGCCCTCGCCCTGGACCCCAAGGCCCTGCAAGGTTCGGCCTACACTAGCCTCGCAGCCCTGTATGATCGCGTGCCCGGCTGGCCGATCGGTTTCGGCGACGCGGACAAGGCGGACCAACTGCTCAAGCAGGCCTTGCAACTGAACCCGACGGGCATTGATAGTCTGTACTTCTGGGGCGACCACCTGTACCGGCAGAAACGCTACCCCGAAGCCCGTGACGCCCTGCAAAAAGCCCTGCAGGCCGCACCTCGGCCGGGCCGGGAAACCGCAGACGCCGGGCGGCGCAAAGAAATTGAAAGCGTGCTGGCCGACATCAACAAAAAACTCAACTGA
- a CDS encoding TenA family transcriptional regulator yields MNFFDTLQEATQQERNTLFSLPIIRDALEGKVALESYREFLAQAYYHVRHTVPLMMACGARLPSRLEWLRKAVCEYIEDEYGHEQWVLNDIAACGGDADAIRDGRPGLPIELMVSYLYDLIARDNPVGLFGMVNVLEGTSIALATHAAGSIRDRLQLPETAFSYLSSHGSLDIGHMETYRRLMNTLDDPDDQAAVIRASKVVYALYTDMFRNLPRIGEASHAPV; encoded by the coding sequence GTGAATTTTTTCGACACGCTGCAAGAAGCCACCCAGCAGGAACGCAACACACTGTTCAGCCTGCCGATCATCCGTGATGCCCTGGAAGGCAAGGTCGCCCTGGAAAGCTATCGCGAATTTCTCGCCCAGGCCTATTACCACGTCCGCCACACCGTGCCGTTGATGATGGCCTGCGGCGCACGCCTGCCCTCGCGCCTGGAATGGCTGCGCAAGGCCGTCTGCGAGTACATCGAGGACGAATACGGTCACGAGCAATGGGTGCTCAACGACATCGCCGCCTGCGGTGGCGACGCAGACGCGATACGTGACGGCCGCCCAGGCCTGCCCATCGAGTTGATGGTCAGCTACCTCTATGACTTGATCGCCCGTGACAATCCGGTCGGCCTGTTCGGCATGGTCAACGTGCTGGAAGGCACCAGCATCGCCCTGGCCACCCATGCCGCCGGCAGCATCCGCGACCGCCTGCAACTGCCGGAGACCGCGTTCAGCTACCTCAGCTCCCACGGTTCCCTGGACATCGGGCACATGGAAACCTATCGCCGCCTGATGAACACTCTGGACGATCCCGATGACCAGGCCGCGGTGATCCGTGCCTCCAAGGTGGTGTACGCACTCTATACCGACATGTTCCGCAACCTGCCGCGTATCGGGGAGGCTTCCCATGCGCCTGTCTGA
- a CDS encoding universal stress protein, with protein sequence MSAQDRYLLLVSPLMEHSPAYDRAAALAKAGGAALHILAFDYLEGLATAGLVNEQALEQMRIGYVERHRQWLEDQARPLRKLGLTVTTEVAWVERPLQEILVRLKEEPMAVVIKALEHQSLLSRLMFTPLDVHLIRECPVPLHFVSAALHALPRRIVAAVDPFHHEEAYNSLNDRILHEADKLATACNAEVDVIYAHDLSDLGAQQYGFGSGARVFSSEAAKRLFDDQGQAFDALVKRNGISQERRHMILGNPAKVLASYADAYNVDVIVMGRVGHRGLSRLLGSTAESLLYKMPCSVWMVEPQMID encoded by the coding sequence ATGTCCGCTCAAGATCGTTACTTGCTGCTGGTTTCGCCATTGATGGAACACAGCCCGGCGTACGACAGGGCCGCCGCCCTGGCCAAAGCCGGAGGCGCGGCCCTGCATATCCTGGCCTTCGACTACCTGGAAGGCTTGGCCACCGCCGGCCTGGTCAACGAGCAGGCGCTGGAACAGATGCGCATCGGCTATGTGGAGCGCCATCGCCAGTGGTTGGAAGACCAGGCCAGGCCCCTGCGCAAACTCGGCCTGACCGTCACCACCGAAGTGGCGTGGGTGGAGCGCCCGCTGCAGGAGATTCTGGTGCGCCTCAAGGAAGAGCCAATGGCCGTGGTGATCAAGGCGTTGGAGCATCAGTCTCTGCTGTCGCGGCTGATGTTCACGCCGCTGGACGTGCACTTGATCCGCGAATGCCCGGTGCCGCTGCATTTCGTCAGCGCCGCGCTGCACGCACTGCCACGCAGGATTGTGGCGGCCGTCGACCCGTTTCATCACGAGGAGGCCTACAACAGCCTTAACGACCGCATCCTCCACGAAGCCGACAAGCTGGCCACGGCCTGCAATGCCGAAGTGGACGTGATTTATGCCCACGACCTGTCGGACCTGGGCGCCCAGCAGTATGGGTTTGGCAGCGGCGCCCGGGTTTTCTCCTCCGAAGCGGCCAAACGCCTGTTCGATGATCAGGGCCAGGCCTTCGATGCACTGGTCAAGCGCAACGGTATCTCGCAGGAGCGGCGCCATATGATCCTGGGCAACCCGGCGAAAGTGCTGGCCAGCTATGCCGATGCCTATAACGTCGATGTGATCGTCATGGGGCGCGTCGGTCATCGCGGCCTGTCGCGGCTGTTGGGTAGTACTGCCGAGTCGCTGTTGTACAAGATGCCGTGCAGCGTATGGATGGTTGAGCCGCAAATGATCGATTGA
- a CDS encoding MgtC/SapB family protein, with product MTGTLGFAGAAAALGIGMLVGLERERHKGQGEYRAFAGFRTYSITALLGYVTQQVGGAVLLGLIAVCLGVLASTAYWKTEDKDPGITSEVALFTVLVLGALCGINPALATAIGVVMAGLLVYRQKLHDFARSQLTDAEMRDGLLLLIVALVVLPLAPDRYFGPYGALNPRAICTLTALLMAIGAVGHVAVRALGPRYGYAVGAIASGFASSTVTIAAMGQAVAKEPNHLRTLAAAAIFSNVATMAQAGLILGTVAPALLVKMAWPLLAGLVTAVLYGMGLMLRTGAVPASQTLEVGGAFDLKLALLMVLMLTGITFVSSVMLYHFGQVGVMLTATVSGFADAHASTASIAALATSGQLSLDAAAIPILLAISCNSVSKCLVAWVSGGRRFAVYVIAGQVLLTGAMWLGTLVS from the coding sequence ATGACAGGCACCCTGGGATTTGCCGGCGCCGCCGCCGCACTGGGCATCGGCATGCTGGTGGGGCTCGAGCGCGAGCGTCATAAGGGGCAGGGCGAGTACCGGGCCTTTGCCGGTTTTCGCACCTATTCGATCACCGCGTTGCTCGGCTACGTCACTCAGCAGGTCGGCGGCGCCGTATTGCTGGGACTGATCGCGGTATGCCTGGGCGTGCTTGCCAGCACCGCTTACTGGAAGACCGAGGACAAAGACCCCGGCATTACCAGTGAGGTCGCGCTGTTCACCGTGCTGGTGCTGGGCGCCTTGTGTGGGATCAACCCCGCATTGGCCACGGCCATCGGCGTGGTCATGGCCGGCCTGTTGGTGTACCGCCAGAAACTGCATGATTTCGCCCGCAGCCAATTGACCGACGCCGAGATGCGTGACGGCCTGTTGCTGCTGATCGTGGCGCTGGTGGTGTTGCCGCTGGCGCCTGACCGTTACTTCGGCCCCTATGGCGCGCTGAATCCACGGGCTATCTGCACCCTGACCGCATTGCTGATGGCAATCGGTGCGGTGGGGCATGTCGCGGTGCGTGCCCTGGGCCCGCGTTATGGCTACGCCGTCGGCGCCATTGCCTCGGGATTCGCCTCCAGCACCGTGACCATTGCCGCCATGGGCCAGGCCGTGGCCAAGGAGCCGAACCACCTGCGCACCCTCGCGGCGGCCGCGATCTTCTCGAATGTGGCGACGATGGCCCAGGCAGGCTTGATCCTCGGCACCGTGGCGCCGGCCTTGCTGGTGAAGATGGCCTGGCCGCTGCTCGCCGGGCTTGTCACTGCGGTGCTGTATGGGATGGGCTTGATGTTACGCACGGGGGCGGTGCCCGCCAGCCAGACCCTCGAGGTCGGCGGCGCGTTCGATCTGAAGCTGGCGCTGCTGATGGTGTTGATGCTGACCGGGATTACGTTTGTGTCATCGGTGATGCTGTATCACTTCGGCCAAGTGGGTGTGATGTTGACCGCTACCGTGAGCGGGTTCGCCGACGCTCACGCCTCTACCGCTTCGATTGCCGCCCTGGCCACCAGCGGCCAGCTCTCCCTGGACGCCGCAGCCATCCCCATATTGCTGGCAATCAGTTGCAACTCCGTGAGCAAGTGCCTGGTGGCCTGGGTCAGCGGCGGTCGTCGCTTCGCGGTCTATGTGATTGCCGGCCAGGTGTTGCTGACCGGCGCGATGTGGCTCGGCACGCTGGTCAGCTAG